The genomic interval TTTTACAACATTCTCTGCCTTTTATATTTCTTAGTCAATTTCTACCTGATTTTACTCatgtataatattatatatgaaATCCCGCAattctgaccaggataagcacttagaagatggatggatggctatatatttatattatttaaaatgtatttctaatTTCAATATTTGTATGTGTCGTATATGATTATTTTGTgtctactgtatatattttgtggCCTGCTCTATCTCTCTCCTCTTCCCTCCCGCTCCTTCTTCTCCCCCACATGTCCCGCCTCTCGGATCTTCCTTgcttcctcctctgcctcctgACCCTGTCTCTTCTCCCGCTTCTCTGTCTCAAGCAGCCAAGGCATTCCCAGGTAGCCAAGCACCTCCTCCGGCTCCGATCGCTGATCTGGGTCCAGGTTCAGCAGCTTCTGGAACATGGTGAGGGCCAGCGGACAGCAGGCAGAGAACTGAGCGGGGGGAGGCCTTGGACCTTGGGACTGGCCTCTGCCTTTCTGCTTTGACCTCTCCGCATCCCCCCGCATACCAATCTCTTTCCTCTCAGTTCGACCGCTGCAGCCATGTTTAGCTTCCCTGTCCGTCTCCATGACAAACCATTCCTTATACTTCCTATATGACGGGTCGCCCATTGTAGTTTCATTCCAGGGAAAGCAGCCTGTTAGCATGCAATAAATTACAATCCCCAGAGCCCAGCTGTCTATACTGGGCTCTACAGAGATCCACACGACCTCCTTCGATTGCTCTCCTTCCTCTTTGCCTTTGTCTCCCGGCAAAGCCTCTCTCTGCTTTGCCACCTCCACCTCTGGAACACAATACGGGGACTCGTACCACACCGCCCGCACCTGTGTTCCCCGAGCTCGGGTCAGCCCAAAGTCGCCCAGTTTGACCCAGCGGCCCCCTCGGTCGCACAGGAAGATGTTCTCAGGCTTGATGTCCCGGTGGACGAAACCCAGGGAGTGAAGGTGGGAGATCGCCCCACTTAGCTGAGATACCACACTCTGCACACAATCCTCCTCCATACCCACCTGAAGGGAGATAGACACAGGAATGCTTTACCCACCGACTACGAGTCCCAGCATGCAGCTGTGATAGACTTGGTCAATATGCATCTCATAGTTGATCATTTACTTAAACCTTGGCAGTCTGAGATGCTGGCATATGTTTGACATAGAATTTACAGTGGGCATTGAGAAGTGCAGCTGATTAAAACAGCAAAGTCCACCCACTGTGAGCATTTACTACCACTCCATCAGCCATTGGCGTGCTCGTCCTAACTTTGTGTGGGAAAGGGCGTATTTCTCTGAAACTCAATTTCGCAGACATGTACCTCTGGGACGATGACGTCAAACAGGTCTCCGTAGAGTCCGGGCTGCTGGGCAAAGACGTAGTGGGAGGGAGTGGAAAAGAAGATGCCCAGAGCCCGTGAGAGAGAGGGATGCGAgcagaaggagagggagaggttGTACTCGCGGAGGAAGGAGAGGAGGGAGGTAGATTCACGGGGAAAGAATTTCAGGGCCATGGGAGTTCCTGAAAGACAAGGCCATGGAACGTTGTAGGAGGCAGCCCCAGTGAAAACCCCGGGTGAGCTCCAGAGAAATGCCTCACTGACCTTTCTTCCTGTGAACTGCCAGCATGACCTTGCCGTATGAGCCTTCACCCAGGAGCTTGATGACTCGGAAGTGGTCAGAGGTCTTAAGTGATGTTAATGACTGTGCTGTCAAATAACAGAGCTCGTCCAGCTTTTGTGTAGCCATCTGGAAGGGAGAGCTGGGGTTTACCGCGAGCATTCTTTTAGGTTAGCACTTGCTAATATGATGCTGGGGATTTGTCCGTGTAACACTCGCATAAGCCACAGTTAATGTGGAATTAGTTTACGGTGAACCTtacagtgtaaaaaaaaaacctatgtATGAATATGGTCATAATTTCTAGAAGTATATTTTAAGGAGATGCAAGTTTACTGAAAGGGAAGTTTTTGTGTGGAAATTAGACCAATGGGTGTTCTGTAGATATGCCTTTCCTGTTAACATGCAAAACTACTGAACTAGATTAGGCAGACAAATATATTTCCTGTTAACCTACAAAATACTAAGCTAGATTGGGCAgagatagattagatagatagatagatagatagatagatagatagatagatagatagatagatagatgatagatagatagatagatagatagatagatagatagatagatgtttCCACAACATCTGAAGCTTTGTTAGTTGAAGTCAGGGTCATGGACAATTGAATGACAGATAATTTAATCTTTAAATCAATGTTCTGAGATCCCATTTTATCTGTACTGAAGTTGCTAGGAATATGATGTAACTGAATAATTTGTTAGAATCTGATCACTCAGGAACTGGCACCTTGTGCTCTTCTGAGAATTACTGGCAAACCTGCAGAtagacattttaacatttcaaaatgaTATATTACCCTAGGACTGTAACTGTATAGGGATGTTATGTTATTCATTCATTACATTTCTGTACCAGTGTTCGTACTAAActaacatatactgtatatccatacaatgttttgaaaaatgatTCACTTACTGTTAAAGTTGACCTTTCAAAGTGGAACCTCACTCTTTTCAGCCTTTTATTTGTGTTCTTGCCTTGCTACTTATTTAGTTCTCTTCATATCTCATCATCTTGCTTTTCACCAATAAATCAATGTGTTTGAATTTCAGCCACTCAGGACTTTTGTTATCGCGATCTCAGACTGCCCCAGCCTCCGTGTGCAGGTGCAGGACTAAATAACCCCCCGTGAAAGTCCTCTCTCTTCCTGTTCTGGATAGGTTAATACTCTCTGCTGCCTGCCCCCTtcagttacccccccccccctcgcttgCCCCCCTCTCTCTATCCCCTCAAACTGTCCTGCTGGTTTTCCTTAAAAATATGCTTGTCTCGCCACTGTAAAGTATCTcaaatgccccccctcccccaatgttCTCTTCTCAACCTTTCATTGCTAATGTCCAACCTGTCAGTCAATCTGTCTAGATTAACCCATATATCTGCACTCGTCTCCCTCTTCTTGTGCACGCACACTGCACGGCACCTCTCCATTCCCCCCTTTCGactccctccctcctcccagTCACACTGTGCCACTTGCTGGTTACAATCCACCACAGCACGACCCCATTCCTAGTAGGAGGAATTTTGGACCCACGAGCTGCAATTCTCTAACAACCCAAACCTCCAATTACTACTTCTGATAGAATTGTCTCAGATTTCCCCCTACCTCCCTGTCTCCCTCCCCGAtgaattaccccccccccccccaccccgccgcCAATTCCCCTGCGCCCTCTCCTCACTCAGTACTTTATGTCCATGTGACAAAACTAACAGCTGAAATGTTGCCTCACAAAACAGCTTATTACTGCAGTCCTCTCACTCTCTGTGTTTCTGCCAACTATCTATCCCCATCCAGCTTTGCTCCATTCCatcgcccccccaccccaccccacccccacccccacactttCCCTACAGACTGATTTCCACGTTACTATTGCTATGTATTTAGCTACCGTTGCTTATGTAACAAACCTTGCTGTTATCACCACCACAGAGGATCGGGTTACCACAGCTGCTCTACAGGGGTGTTTGTATCCGTGTTATTTGTGTTGTGACAACTGGTACCACTGAATGGACTCCCAGAACAGGAAACTTAGACGAGTTGCTACTTTTGTTTTTCTGATGCTCCCATCCAACAGGCCCTGCTGTGATTCGGAAGACCTGGACAGAACTTCAGTAGAACAGTAAACATATGGTCATTTCCCAGGGGACCCCTGAACTTTCTGTCAAAAGTCTCTTTAGCAAAGTCATATCTTCTGGCTAGTTCTTATGGATATCCCCCCTTAGTACTACCCTGGTTTGGGCCTGTTTGTAGGTTCTCTTACTGACAGGTGATTTGTGCTTGTGGTCTCTAATAGCTGTATCCATGGAGTTGGAAGGGTGGGGAAAAATTACAAATGTctttatattatacattttacattttcagttaaaatcatattataattatttttaacagaaACGTACATGGTTAGCAGAGGGCTTCTCAAAGAAGATCATTTCCAAATGTTTGAAATCTCTTATAATGCATTTCTCCTCAAAAGCAAACAGATCAATGACATAAAAAGCTATGATATGACTAATATTTATTGAAATAAGTATGGTTCACCTGTAGAACGGACTGTGCGACAAACACACAATATTAGTACAAATGAATTGTAGATGCAGGTTGCCTCTTGGTGGAGGTTAATAGCTACTGCAGTGCATCGCACGGTGATAATGCCATTACCATACGAAGACAGAAAGGTATTTATATAAACTATTTATATCTTGAATGTTGTAGCTGAACGCCATTTCATGCATGCTTCTGTAGTCCACTTTAGTTTTAATGAGGTAGATGAAAACAAACCGCTCAAATTATCAAAGGGAAATTTATTACCATTTGATGCTCAGCTTATACGTACTGTAAGAACTAGTTAGGAAgcaatgtattttaaattgatCTGATGGATAGATACCTATGGGGTGGGCAAAACCGCAGAAGCACATAACACCTTTCAATGACATTTGATGACATAAAAAGCATTTCCCTTCAGAAGTCATATCACTCAGATCTTCTTGTAATGCTGTTTTGCAATTCCTGAATTGTATAGTGGGCCATTGGACCATTCTTCAACAAAATTAAAGACCAACAGTTCTTCAACTGAGGAAGGCAGTGGGAATCTACTTCACATTCTGCACTCCTGAACATCCCATCAAGGTTGTATTATGTTTAAATATAGTGCATCCCGAGGCCAGGAAGGAGTTTCACTTCATCCTAGTGTTCATAAACCACTCTGGGATTGGTTTAGCTTTGTGTTTGAGGACATTATCATCTTGGGAATATGAAAAAATCACGAGGGAACATTGTGTGCACAATAGGGTGTACCCGGTGGTGTAAAATGACCTGATATTCCTTGGCAGGTAAACGACCACGCAGAGCAATCATGGCACTTAATGACTCCCCTGAGATAGCTGGCCAAACCAGCAGACATTGTGGGATAGAGAAATCATCTGGCGTTCTCCTAATTAAAACTTGTTCAGCTATAGGACATTTTCTCAAAGACAACTCATCAGACCGTATTTCCCCAGGGACTACAGTTTGTGGTCCTTACAACATCACATAACAGCCGTATATCAGCTTTATGATGTAATTTCATTTGAGACGATGAACCCGCACTCCAGACACCGATTACTTGGCCTCAGAATTGGATTAGTAGCCAAAAGTCTCTTTTGGAAATTCACACAGCACAATGATAGCAGTCAGACTTATTTTATATGTACTGTTAACTGGCATTCGATCTAATATAGGTGCGCTGTAGATGCATTTGAAATTGTAATTTAGTTAGAAAGGCGTTTACTTCCATGATTTTGTCCAGCCTCTATTCTCAGTTGCTTTGCACAGTTATAATTTCCTTATAACTGCGAAAcataaaatacagtaaaaatcagaagtataataaaataatcaaacGTAATACTGATGGAGGACTTTAAAATATAATCAGCCCGTACATTCTGATTGGACAAAAGCCGCGCCCGCCTCATAAATATTCACCAAGTGGTCTTGCGCCGGGGGGCGCGGTCTCCCCGCCGTCGTGAGCGGAAGCGGAATCGCCGCCATTTTCTCGTAGCCATTTGAGCCACTAAGGGGTCAGTATAGATTTCATAAAGATAATAACGACAGTAATAAGGGACGCAGCGCTTGCCGATACGGGCGCCATTAAGATATCCAGCGTTTGCGGAGTTTTGCTGAGAGGGGCACCTTGTCGCGTATTCTGCTTTACAGCGCGGGCTTGCTCCTGTCGCTAGCCTAGCTAGCTTAGCTAGTGTAACGTTTTCGTCTGCAGACATGGTTGACTTTAAATGACCGGCTCTGATTCACCGTCTCCGCAGGGATATCGGGCCGTCGGCCGGCACTCACTCCCACATTCTTCCCCTCAAACTCCTCGCCCAGCTGTCTCAGGCTCTCGGCGTCGCCGTTACCGAGAGAGACAGCGGGACTGTTGAACGGTGAGTGTCCGCCTCACTTCCAGGGGTCCTTACGCCCGTTTTCCTGCCCGGCGAAACGCTGTATCCTAAAAATCACACTAACTACGAATTGGTACTGACCAGGCAGCCCACCCGGCCGTTACTAGGGGCAGTGTCGGGTGTATTGTGGTGTGTGGGCCGTGTCTCGTGTTTTGTTGGGCGGGGGTCCGTCCCTTCGTGATGACTGAGTAGTCAGCGTTGTGGGGTGTCCAGGTTTAACCCGGCGGCGGCCTGTCTGGCTGATCGCCCCTTAATGTCGTCTCTGTCAGTGTGACTGAGAGTGAAGTCTAAACGGCACGGTGGTGTAGCTGGACCCACTGTCGCGTTATTAAAGGGGATCTGTGCTCGTATTTACCTCTGTTTTTCGACTTTATTAGGAAAGTGTTATTAGGACATTAGCCCCCCACATAAGCACCTTCCGCCTGTATGCGGGCGTTTGATCGATATGTCAGAGCTCTGTAGACGCGGCAAATTACAGCGACTACATTCAACTCGGAAATGAAACATTTTGATATAAGCACTACTTATGGAGTTGTTTTTAATATGGCTTGGTTTCGTTGTAATCTTACATGGTGAAGTTGTTGAACAGCTACTGCATTCTGTGTGTCCCCGTGCCATGATCATTTTAAATTTGCTTTATTGCTGGTTGATTGGCAGATAATatattttctcatttattttcACGCAGATCATTTTCTTAGAGTTTAAACAGTTTGATTTGGGGTGTCCGATCTTGGTCATGAAGGACAAGTATGTGTTGCGCTGGAATACTGAAACACTTAAGCAGATGAAACAGCTTCCATTTCTATAAACCGAATAAATATGACTCCCTCTCTCACTAAATACCAAGCTTGTTAAATCTTCACGGATGGAAAATGGGCATACACTGTGACCTTCCAAGATGGGGACCTGCACAGGAAGGGATGTTTATCTTTGTACTTTGGGTTAGGCTGAGATGGGTTAGGTGAAGTTGTGCTGATAGAGAGTAGGGGAGGGTGTATCTAACTATTCCTATATATAAGCAGGGAGGGTGAGCCTTCCTTGCCTATCACCACAGGAACACTCATTAGATAACATACATGAACTTTGGCCCAGACTTCTGAATTCAAGCTCGCCTCACAATCGGAATCTCTCTGGTGTCGTGGAACGTAGTTTAACTCGATAGTGAACTTATCAGCTGTTGTCTTCCACAAGTTTCCACACCGTGAAATAATTTAAGTAAATCTACTCCAGCATGTTTATAAATATTCTGCACAAGATGTAACGGTAACAAGACACACATTTTTATGCTCagctaaattaaatttaaaaaaaggaagTGAAACGTACTCTGGGGTGTCTTTTCGCCTTCTTATGGCACTTGCCTGGTCGTACATAACTCAGTGTCTTCTTCCTTTCCAGTTTCACTTGCCTAAACTTTTGGTTCTGGGACCCAATGTCGCCGTGGCGTGATAAGGACAGAGTGAGACAGAGCACTCCGTAAACGAGTGGAGCCCCGGAAAAAAAACCAGCATCCGCAGAGATCTATTTCAACAGGTGGGGAGGGCTTCACAGCCTGGGCAGAGGGCACAGACTCCCAGCAGTTTTTATCACTCTGCGAGGCTGTGCCCATCTTCACATTGCAAAGTCTTTCTCTTCCGCCCTGTTGTAACAGTCAGTCATATATCAGTGGCCAGTATTTGGGGTGCGTTTATCCATTTTTGCTGTTCCCTTTTGACATGTCTCGGC from Paramormyrops kingsleyae isolate MSU_618 chromosome 9, PKINGS_0.4, whole genome shotgun sequence carries:
- the sbk3 gene encoding uncharacterized serine/threonine-protein kinase SBK3, translated to MATQKLDELCYLTAQSLTSLKTSDHFRVIKLLGEGSYGKVMLAVHRKKGTPMALKFFPRESTSLLSFLREYNLSLSFCSHPSLSRALGIFFSTPSHYVFAQQPGLYGDLFDVIVPEVGMEEDCVQSVVSQLSGAISHLHSLGFVHRDIKPENIFLCDRGGRWVKLGDFGLTRARGTQVRAVWYESPYCVPEVEVAKQREALPGDKGKEEGEQSKEVVWISVEPSIDSWALGIVIYCMLTGCFPWNETTMGDPSYRKYKEWFVMETDREAKHGCSGRTERKEIGMRGDAERSKQKGRGQSQGPRPPPAQFSACCPLALTMFQKLLNLDPDQRSEPEEVLGYLGMPWLLETEKREKRQGQEAEEEARKIREAGHVGEKKEREGRGER